One Neovison vison isolate M4711 chromosome 2, ASM_NN_V1, whole genome shotgun sequence genomic window carries:
- the KDF1 gene encoding keratinocyte differentiation factor 1: MPRPGHSRPSSGPPRLGPWERPIELCVETFDEPSQPPPSRRTRRPDPKDPGHHGPESLTFISSSPESAAEPPACCLPWRPWVWDWCRAAFCFRRCRSCLQRCGACMRGCSLCLSAGDSPEGAAEASWAKEHNGVPPSPDRAPPSRRDGQRLKSTMGSSFSYPDVKLKGIPVYPYRSTTSPAPDADSCCKEPLAEPPPMRHSLPSTLASSPRGSEEYYSFHESDLDLPEIGSGSMSSREIDVLIFKKLTELFSVHQIDELAKCTSDTVFLEKTSKISDLISSITQDYHLDEQDAEGRLVRGIIRISTRKSRARPQTTEGRSVRGAAPAAAPDSGHETMVGSGLSQDELTVQISQETTADVIARRLRPYGAPGYPASHDSSFQGTDTDSSGAPLLQVYC; the protein is encoded by the exons ATGCCCCGCCCTGGACACTCCCGCCCATCATCTGGGCCCCCACGCTTGGGACCCTGGGAGCGGCCAATAGAACTATGCGTGGAGACTTTTGATGAGCCATCCCAACCCCCACCAAGCCGCCGCACCCGCAGGCCAGACCCCAAGGACCCTGGCCACCATGGGCCCGAGAGCCTTACCTTCATCTCCAGCTCTCCTGAGTCTGCTGCTGAGCCCCCAGCCTGCTGCCTGCCCTGGAGACCATGGGTGTGGGACTGGTGCCGGGCTGCCTTCTGCTTCCGCCGCTGCCGGAGTTGCCTCCAGCGATGCGGAGCCTGCATGCGGGGCTGCAGCCTCTGCTTGTCTGCTGGCGACTCCCCTGAGGGGGCTGCTGAAGCCAGCTGGGCCAAAGAACACAATGGAGTACCCCCCAGCCCCGACCGCGCACCTCCCAGCCGGCGCGACGGCCAGCGGCTCAAGTCAACCATGGGTAGCAGTTTCAGCTACCCTGACGTCAAGCTCAAAGGCATCCCTGTGTATCCCTACCGCAGCaccacctccccagcccctgatGCGGACTCCTGCTGCAAGGAGCCACTGGCTGAACCCCCACCCATGCGGCACAGCCTGCCTAGCACCCTCGCCAGCAGCCCTCGTGGCTCCgaagagtactactccttccatGAGTCGGACCTGGACCTGCCCGAGATAGGAAGCGGCTCCATGTCCAGCCGAGAGATCGATGTGCTCATCTTCAAGAAGCTGACCGAGTTATTCAGTGTACACCAGATTGACGAGCTGGCCAAGTGCACATCAGACACTGTGTTCCTGGAGAAGACCAGTAAGATCTCGGACCTTATCAGCAGTATCACCCAGGACTACCACCTGGATGAGCAGGATGCCGAGGGCCGCCTGGTTCGCGGCATCATTCGCATCAGTACCCGCAAGAGCCGAGCCCGCCCGCAGACCACAGAGGGGCGCTCCGTGCGGGGTGCAgcccctgctgctgcccctgacAGTGGCCACGAGACCATGGTGGGCTCAGGGCTCAGCCAGGATG AACTCACAGTGCAGATCTCCCAGGAGACCACTGCAGATGTCATCGCCAGGAGGCTGAGGCCTTATGGAGCCCCAG gATACCCAGCCAGCCACGATTCATCTTTCCAGGGCACAGACACAGACTCGTCAGGAGCACCGCTGCTCCAGGTGTACTGCTAA